In Zingiber officinale cultivar Zhangliang chromosome 8B, Zo_v1.1, whole genome shotgun sequence, a single genomic region encodes these proteins:
- the LOC122014086 gene encoding uncharacterized protein LOC122014086: MNKSLDEAEEIIENVALNYHQWASERSSGAFSGNQIKALGKFEMDAFTLMSAKLDALTKKFEAMDSNTANAIVCAYDICGSADHAQDTCPLGPMQTQINQLEQCDAITCYNQRQNNSYSNTYNPGWKNHPNFSYQNNQDQGPAHQTYQLGQQTHRQQQPTQLSRIEKMLKEALSEQKEMRSEIKQLTQRLENSEKHQKMQDSQIAQIVQTVLRAQGTFPGKSDLNSVEHCNRIEQRSGRTVGTPQIMTQMELDLEKELTPLMPNQTQNRDGEVITKKTEEALQTTPQNRTISFPQKLIAFQRDEEFHRFLKKVKEIYVEVPLLDALHQMPKFTKFLKGILSNRRQKGDFETVALIENCSALLMANPPPKLQDPGSFSIPCKIGSELIPRAFCDLGASVSLLPYSLCKKLGFQNIKLTTMALQLADHSCRYPMGIVEDVPVKVGGCIVPTDFIILDMEEDPKIPIILGRPFLSTAGAIIDVKSHKLSLETDKGKI, encoded by the coding sequence atgaacaaaagccttgatgaagctgaagagataatAGAGAATGTGGCACTAAACTACCATCAGTGGGCATCTGAAAGATCTAGCGGTGCTTTCTCAGGAAATCAGATAAAGGCGTTAGGGAAATTCGAGATGGATGCATTcacactcatgtctgcaaagctggaCGCCCTGACTAAGAAATTTGAAGCCATGGATAGCAACACAGCTAATGCAATAGTTTGTGCTTACGACATCTGCGGAAGTGCGGACCACGCTCAAGACACTTGCCCCCTTGGGCCAATGCAgacacaaataaaccagcttgagCAATGCGATGCAATAACATGCTACAATCAAAGGCAAAACAATTCGTACTctaacacatacaaccctggatggaagaacCACCCTAACTTTTCATACCAAAATAATCAGGACCAGGGGCCAGCACATCAGACCTACCAACTTGGACAACAGACTCATCGACAGCAGCAACCTACACAGCTGTCTAGGATTGAAAAGATGCTTAAGGAAGCTCTCtcggagcaaaaggagatgaGGAGCGAGATCAAACAACTGACTCAGAGGTTGGAGAACTCAGAAAAACACCAGaagatgcaagacagccagaTAGCCCAGATAGTTCAGACCGTCTTGAGAGCACAGGGTACATTCCCAGGGAAATCAGATTTAAATTCTGTGGAACATTGCAATCGCATTGAGCAGCGGAGCGGACGTACTGTGGGAACCCCCCAAATCATGACTCAGATGGAGCTTGACTTGGAAAAGGAACTCACTCCCCTAATGCCCAATCAGACACAAAACAGGGATGGAGAAGTGATTACTAAAAAAACTGAAGAAGCTCTTCAGACTACCCCACAAAATCGCACAATTTCTTTTCCTCAGAAGCTTATAGCATTCCAAAGGGATGAAGAGTTCCACCGGTTTTTGAAAAAAGTCAAAGAGATTTACGTTGAAGTACCATTGTTAGATGCCCTGCACCAGATGCCGAAGTTCAcaaaatttttaaagggaatCTTATCCAATAGAAGGCAAAAGGGCGACTTCGAGACTGTAGCACTGATAGAGAATTGCAGCGCCCTCCTTATGGCGAATCCTCCTCCCAAGCTTCAGGACCCAGGAAGTTTCTCCATACCGTGCAAAATTGGTTCTGAACTTATACCAAGAGCTTTCTGTGACTTGGGAGCCAGTGTCAGCCTGCTCCCGTACTCTTTATGCAAGAAGCTGGGTTTCCAGAACATTAAATTGACCACGATGGCACTGCAACtagctgaccattcatgcagGTACCCGATGGGAATAGTGGAGGATGTGCCAGTTAAAGTAGGTGGATGCATAGTTCCTACAGACTTCATTATCTTGGACATGGAGGAAGATCCCAAGATACCGAttatccttggaagaccattcctttcCACGGCTGGGGCCATCATCGATGTAAAAAGCCATAAGTTATCCTTGGAGACCGACAAgggaaaaatttaa